The Rhizobium sp. WSM4643 genome contains the following window.
GTTCGCCGATATCTATAAGAGTGATTTCATCAGCGGCTGGGATGAGGTCGCCAAGGCGCGCAAGCCGGTGATCGCTGCGGTCAGCGGTTTTGCGCTCGGCGGCGGCTGTGAGCTCGCCATGATGTGCGATTTCATCATCGCCTCGGAGACGGCGAAATTCGGCCAGCCGGAAATCACCCTGGGCGTCATTCCCGGCATGGGCGGTTCGCAGCGGCTGACGCGCGCCGTCGGCAAGGCGAAGGCGATGGATCTTATCCTGACCGGCCGGATGATGGATGCGGCGGAAGCCGAACGATCGGGACTCGTTTCGCGTGTGGTGGCCCCCGAGCGTCTGCTCGACGAGGCTTTTGCCGCGGCCGAAAAGATCGCTTCGCTTTCGCGTCCCTCGGTCATGATGGCCAAGGAGGCGGTCAACCGCGCATTCGAGACGACGCTGCAGGAGGGCTTGCGTTTCGAGCGCCGCCTGTTTCACAGTCTCTTTGCCACGGATGACCAGAAAGAAGGTATGGCGGCCTTCGTCGAGAAGCGCAAACCGGCTTTTACGCACCGTTGAATGCTTTTCGGCGGTTGCCAGCGGTAAAGCTTGAAAATCCGCGTTGACGTGGGCCGGCTTTAGAGTTATATGCCCGCCCACGGTTCGGAAAGCCGGTTTGGTTTTCCGCGATTGCTCCCGCATTGCTGG
Protein-coding sequences here:
- a CDS encoding enoyl-CoA hydratase, giving the protein MAYETLIVETRGNVGLVTLNRPQALNALNSTVLKELKEAYAAFHADEMVGAIVLTGSERAFAAGADIKEMQPLEFADIYKSDFISGWDEVAKARKPVIAAVSGFALGGGCELAMMCDFIIASETAKFGQPEITLGVIPGMGGSQRLTRAVGKAKAMDLILTGRMMDAAEAERSGLVSRVVAPERLLDEAFAAAEKIASLSRPSVMMAKEAVNRAFETTLQEGLRFERRLFHSLFATDDQKEGMAAFVEKRKPAFTHR